The following are encoded together in the Bacillus cereus group sp. RP43 genome:
- the pepD gene encoding beta-Ala-His dipeptidase has protein sequence MYSTLEQLTKHPVFYHFAEISKIPRGSGNEKEISDFLVGFAKERNLEVIQDEALNVIIKKEATAGYENVPAIIIQGHMDMVCEKNQATVHDFEKDPIELRIIGDMLYANQTTLGADNGIAVAYALALLDSKDIPHPALEVVITTEEETTMGGAFAVDSNHFEGKIFINIDSEEDHKLLVSSAGGAKAVETIPVIWDEAPANMDAYRLYVGGLKGGHSGMEIDKQRGNANKVLGRVLHDLSANIQFDISEVHGGLKTNAIPRESVATIVLRTEDVEKVEEILESWTRVLQEEMRAVDPDVHVTLTKLDEKVEKVFAKETQKQLISSLFLIPNGIQSMSMDIKGLVESSTNLGVIETLQDEIKLRSEVRSSVSSLKQHIVDEIKYIAELVGATFEKESEYPEWPYNPNSPIRNLFEKVHQEKYSKDAEIFAVHAGIECSVFVQKMPELDAISFGPDIFNVHTPDEHISISSVVNNWGFFVDVMQGTKELAK, from the coding sequence ATGTATTCTACTTTAGAACAATTAACAAAGCACCCTGTATTTTATCATTTTGCAGAAATTTCAAAGATTCCTAGAGGATCAGGTAATGAAAAGGAAATTAGTGATTTTTTAGTGGGCTTTGCGAAAGAGCGTAACTTAGAAGTGATTCAAGATGAAGCATTAAATGTCATTATTAAAAAAGAAGCAACCGCTGGCTATGAAAATGTACCAGCTATTATTATTCAGGGTCATATGGATATGGTATGTGAAAAAAACCAAGCAACCGTACATGATTTTGAAAAAGATCCAATTGAATTACGAATTATTGGGGACATGTTATATGCAAATCAAACAACTTTAGGTGCTGATAATGGTATTGCAGTTGCATATGCATTAGCTTTATTAGATTCAAAAGACATTCCGCATCCAGCACTTGAAGTAGTTATTACTACTGAAGAAGAAACGACAATGGGCGGAGCTTTCGCTGTTGATTCAAATCATTTTGAAGGAAAGATTTTTATTAATATTGATTCTGAAGAAGATCATAAATTACTTGTAAGTAGCGCAGGTGGTGCGAAAGCTGTTGAAACAATTCCAGTAATTTGGGATGAAGCGCCAGCGAATATGGATGCATACCGTCTATATGTTGGCGGTCTAAAAGGCGGACATTCTGGTATGGAAATTGATAAACAACGTGGTAATGCGAACAAAGTATTAGGACGAGTATTACATGATTTATCAGCAAATATTCAATTTGATATAAGTGAAGTTCACGGCGGATTAAAAACGAATGCAATTCCGCGAGAAAGTGTAGCTACAATTGTATTACGTACAGAAGATGTAGAGAAAGTAGAAGAAATACTAGAATCATGGACACGAGTATTACAAGAAGAAATGCGTGCTGTTGATCCAGATGTTCATGTTACACTTACAAAATTGGATGAGAAAGTAGAAAAAGTATTTGCTAAAGAAACACAAAAGCAACTTATTTCATCGTTATTTTTAATTCCAAATGGCATTCAAAGTATGAGCATGGATATTAAAGGTCTAGTAGAAAGTTCAACAAATTTAGGTGTTATTGAAACGTTGCAAGATGAGATTAAATTACGAAGCGAAGTGAGAAGTTCTGTAAGTAGTTTAAAACAACATATTGTAGATGAAATTAAGTATATTGCGGAATTAGTAGGGGCAACATTTGAAAAAGAGTCTGAGTATCCAGAATGGCCATATAATCCTAATTCGCCTATCCGTAATTTATTCGAAAAAGTGCACCAAGAAAAATATAGCAAAGATGCTGAAATCTTCGCAGTACATGCAGGAATTGAGTGCAGTGTATTTGTTCAAAAAATGCCTGAGTTAGATGCTATTTCATTCGGTCCAGATATCTTTAATGTTCACACTCCAGATGAACATATTAGTATTTCTTCTGTTGTGAATAACTGGGGATTTTTCGTTGATGTAATGCAGGGAACGAAAGAATTAGCTAAGTAA
- a CDS encoding response regulator, with product MNTIMIVEDDIKIAELLGTHIEKYGYQSVMIEDFENVLDTFQKLKPDLVLLDVNLPNFDGYYWCRQIRAISTCPIIFLSARSGEMDQVMALENGGDDYITKPFYYEVVMSKIRSQIRRAYGEYAPKVKERIVEQSGLFLFPERMELQLDDKTILLTRKETTLLEILITKSPLLVKREVILEQLWDSSYIDENTLSVNIGRIRKKLQDLGIENALETVRGAGYRLHATWEKEGKE from the coding sequence ATGAATACAATCATGATTGTAGAAGATGATATAAAAATCGCTGAATTACTGGGAACGCATATTGAAAAATATGGATACCAAAGTGTTATGATAGAGGATTTTGAAAATGTTTTAGATACATTTCAAAAGCTTAAACCAGATTTAGTACTATTAGATGTAAATCTCCCTAATTTTGACGGCTATTATTGGTGCCGCCAAATACGGGCTATCTCTACTTGTCCTATTATATTTCTATCTGCAAGGAGTGGAGAGATGGATCAGGTTATGGCTTTAGAAAATGGTGGTGATGACTACATTACAAAACCGTTTTATTATGAGGTTGTAATGTCTAAAATTCGAAGTCAAATCAGAAGAGCATACGGTGAATATGCTCCTAAAGTAAAAGAACGAATAGTTGAGCAATCAGGATTATTTCTGTTCCCAGAAAGGATGGAACTTCAACTAGATGATAAGACAATTTTACTTACTAGAAAAGAAACAACGTTATTGGAAATATTGATAACAAAGTCTCCGCTCCTTGTAAAACGTGAAGTGATTTTAGAACAACTATGGGATAGTTCATATATAGACGAGAATACATTGAGTGTAAATATAGGCAGAATTAGAAAGAAATTGCAAGATTTAGGTATTGAAAACGCACTGGAGACAGTTCGTGGTGCTGGATATCGTTTGCATGCTACTTGGGAGAAGGAAGGAAAGGAATAA
- a CDS encoding type II toxin-antitoxin system SpoIISA family toxin produces the protein MISNIRIGLFILAIVFLVLVFFYWKNEELYEEKKQRIRKTWYGLFIISVTVYFMIKGIDLTLWKNLLMFTAMVIFVDIAFILTPNISEIWGAKFSDIGKTVQSIKRSLIASKARGEIYTTIIQNVNPAAFGTMEWHTEEEYTKSLNVFLDSYGEKIGAKIVVFEAAKELNTNFRGIRSQFSIIVPLEHIEQLNEQKAVQVENVGIIPAKIVSDVFIVIDGKKNNLQDRDFENVYNLTIHHSYFSK, from the coding sequence GTGATCTCTAACATTCGAATCGGCTTATTTATTTTAGCAATCGTTTTTCTAGTACTTGTTTTCTTTTATTGGAAAAACGAAGAGTTGTACGAGGAGAAGAAGCAACGTATTAGGAAGACTTGGTATGGGTTGTTTATAATATCAGTCACCGTGTATTTCATGATAAAAGGAATTGATTTAACCCTCTGGAAAAATCTTTTAATGTTCACTGCAATGGTTATTTTTGTTGATATCGCATTTATTTTAACACCAAATATTTCAGAAATATGGGGAGCGAAATTTAGTGATATTGGTAAGACTGTCCAATCGATAAAACGATCATTAATTGCTTCTAAAGCAAGAGGAGAAATTTACACAACAATTATTCAAAATGTCAATCCAGCAGCATTCGGTACGATGGAATGGCATACGGAAGAGGAATATACAAAGAGCTTAAACGTATTTTTAGATTCATATGGGGAAAAGATTGGGGCGAAAATAGTTGTATTTGAAGCGGCAAAGGAATTAAATACAAACTTTCGTGGTATTCGCTCTCAATTTAGTATTATTGTTCCATTAGAACACATTGAACAATTGAATGAGCAGAAAGCAGTGCAAGTAGAAAATGTCGGTATTATACCAGCAAAAATAGTGAGTGATGTTTTCATTGTTATTGACGGGAAGAAAAATAATCTTCAAGATCGGGATTTTGAAAATGTATATAATTTAACAATACATCATAGTTATTTTAGTAAATAA
- the gpmA gene encoding 2,3-diphosphoglycerate-dependent phosphoglycerate mutase yields the protein MIKLVLIRHGQSLWNLENRFTGWTDVDLSKNGLSEAREAGTILKKNGYTFDVAYTSVLKRAIRTLWIVLHEMDLTWVPIHKSWKLNERHYGALQGLNKDETAKKYGDEKVHIWRRSIDVRPPALTEDDPRYEANDPRYTTLKKGEFPLTECLEDTEKRVVDYWHAEIAPALKNGEKVMISSHGNTIRSLVKYLDNLSNDGVVSLNIPTSIPLVYELDENLRPIRHYYLSMDGEVPEGEIPKHISF from the coding sequence ATGATAAAACTTGTACTCATTCGTCACGGACAAAGTTTGTGGAATCTTGAAAATCGATTTACAGGATGGACAGATGTAGATTTATCAAAGAATGGATTGAGTGAAGCGAGAGAAGCAGGAACAATATTAAAAAAGAATGGATATACGTTTGATGTTGCGTATACATCAGTATTAAAACGAGCAATTCGGACATTATGGATTGTACTTCATGAAATGGATCTCACTTGGGTCCCAATACATAAATCTTGGAAGCTAAATGAAAGACATTATGGTGCGCTACAAGGATTAAATAAAGATGAAACCGCAAAAAAATATGGAGATGAAAAAGTTCATATTTGGAGAAGAAGTATAGATGTGAGACCGCCTGCACTTACTGAAGATGATCCCCGATATGAAGCGAATGATCCGAGATACACAACGTTAAAAAAAGGCGAGTTCCCATTGACTGAATGTTTAGAGGATACGGAGAAAAGAGTAGTTGATTATTGGCATGCAGAAATCGCACCGGCATTAAAGAATGGTGAAAAAGTAATGATATCATCACACGGTAACACAATTCGCTCACTAGTGAAATATTTAGACAACCTTTCAAATGATGGTGTTGTTTCATTAAATATTCCAACTAGCATTCCGCTTGTTTATGAATTAGACGAAAATTTACGTCCAATTCGTCATTATTATTTAAGTATGGACGGAGAAGTACCTGAAGGGGAAATTCCGAAACATATTTCTTTTTAA
- a CDS encoding FtsX-like permease family protein: protein MTFRQFAFNNVIRSKRTYLAHFLSSTFAIMIFFTYALLAFHPNLQGDLATSVTINTVAKSGLQISQGLIFFFSFFFILYSVSAFLKTRKKDFGILMLHGMSRSQLNKLVFIENIIIGIASILTGITIGMAFSKFILIMSNNLLIIDKGLPFYMPFKAIGITFGAFFLLFLFISLFTTRLVNVEQLVELIKAEEKPKPEPKASFWLSLFALICMGLGYTAVFHSINAIQYKGSNYVLFMMGAGVSFVVLGTYFLFTQLSVYVLRALKKRENIFFKKTNILTISDLVYQLKDNAKMFFMVTIISTVAFTAVGTCMGLGNSSMAESESPFAFSYQSYNNNDLEKEHLKKIESELHDGEFNFKQVTYSIKQIRDTLYNSNLLSTVIKLSDYNKLAKAFGFEKESLKDENDSVVIPSRKVANTKSNQNNFQLLYRDIKKDMHVNKILTPKELQDTRVTIIIVPDAVYNQMIPDPENYYFENTINGFIVKDWEKTKKVAENIVAAFQKDNKGINEHIVDSEKYTFSALILTWIEMRQGFGLASIMSVLIGIVFFTFAASFLYFRLYTDLERNQQQYKMIAKVGLSKPELKKVVSRQLTLLFFLPISIAITHSTVAFMALQKLANFSVLGSSVMVLICFLVLQIIYFYFVRSQYLKKMYKTIF, encoded by the coding sequence ATGACTTTTCGACAGTTCGCGTTTAATAACGTCATTCGAAGTAAACGAACATATTTGGCTCATTTTTTAAGTAGTACGTTTGCTATTATGATTTTCTTTACTTATGCATTACTTGCATTTCATCCTAATTTACAAGGCGATCTTGCTACCAGTGTAACAATCAATACAGTTGCAAAGTCAGGACTACAGATATCGCAGGGGTTAATATTTTTCTTCTCATTCTTCTTTATCCTATATTCTGTAAGTGCATTTTTAAAAACAAGAAAAAAAGATTTTGGAATTCTAATGCTACATGGGATGTCACGTTCACAGTTGAATAAATTAGTATTTATTGAAAATATAATAATTGGTATCGCTTCTATTTTAACAGGAATTACAATTGGAATGGCGTTCTCTAAGTTTATCTTAATTATGAGCAACAATCTGTTAATAATTGATAAAGGACTCCCATTTTACATGCCCTTTAAAGCAATTGGAATAACATTTGGAGCTTTCTTCTTACTATTTTTATTTATTTCACTTTTCACTACTCGACTAGTAAATGTAGAGCAATTAGTAGAATTAATAAAAGCAGAGGAAAAGCCAAAGCCTGAACCAAAAGCATCCTTTTGGCTATCTTTATTCGCACTTATTTGTATGGGATTAGGATATACGGCTGTTTTCCATAGTATTAACGCAATTCAGTACAAGGGTTCGAATTATGTATTATTCATGATGGGGGCAGGGGTGAGCTTTGTTGTACTTGGAACGTACTTCTTATTTACCCAGCTCAGTGTGTATGTGTTACGTGCATTAAAGAAAAGGGAAAATATTTTCTTTAAGAAAACAAACATACTAACCATCTCAGATTTAGTGTATCAATTAAAAGATAATGCAAAAATGTTTTTTATGGTCACTATTATTTCTACCGTTGCCTTCACTGCAGTGGGGACTTGTATGGGATTAGGCAACTCATCCATGGCTGAATCGGAAAGTCCTTTTGCATTTTCTTATCAGTCTTATAATAATAACGATTTAGAAAAAGAACATTTAAAAAAAATAGAAAGCGAACTCCATGATGGTGAGTTTAATTTCAAACAGGTGACTTATTCAATAAAACAAATTCGAGATACTCTCTATAACAGTAATTTATTATCAACCGTTATAAAATTAAGTGATTATAATAAGTTAGCTAAGGCATTTGGTTTTGAAAAAGAAAGCTTAAAAGATGAAAATGATAGTGTTGTCATACCTTCAAGAAAAGTTGCTAATACAAAATCTAATCAAAATAACTTTCAATTGTTGTATAGAGATATAAAAAAAGATATGCATGTAAATAAAATACTTACTCCGAAAGAATTACAAGATACAAGAGTAACGATAATTATTGTACCAGACGCTGTATATAATCAAATGATACCGGATCCAGAGAATTACTATTTTGAAAACACTATTAATGGTTTTATTGTGAAAGATTGGGAGAAAACAAAAAAAGTTGCGGAAAATATTGTAGCTGCTTTTCAGAAGGATAATAAAGGTATAAATGAGCATATAGTAGACAGCGAAAAATATACATTTTCGGCTTTAATTCTTACATGGATAGAGATGAGGCAAGGGTTTGGACTTGCATCTATCATGAGTGTATTAATAGGCATTGTTTTCTTTACGTTTGCCGCAAGCTTTTTATATTTCCGGTTATACACAGACTTAGAACGAAATCAGCAGCAATATAAAATGATAGCAAAGGTCGGTTTAAGCAAACCGGAATTAAAGAAAGTTGTGTCACGTCAACTTACATTGTTATTCTTTTTACCAATTTCAATAGCGATTACACATAGTACAGTTGCTTTTATGGCCTTACAAAAGTTAGCCAATTTTTCAGTCTTGGGTAGTTCAGTTATGGTATTAATTTGTTTCTTAGTTTTGCAAATTATATACTTTTACTTTGTTCGTTCTCAATACTTGAAAAAAATGTATAAAACGATTTTTTAA
- a CDS encoding sensor histidine kinase — MKLFLQEHIPLICYTFAQLLIILFIYWFDGYPHILTALYSVFLGVFLLMGYLIYRYYSHRSFYKRLSTPMETLNESIKDSDLTPLSMALDKLLQTQYQYYQNQLKKWERKQQEQMTFMNQWVHQMKTPLSVIELITQDADDSRFDSINEETERIKKGLEMVLYVARLETFEQDFHVDRLQLLGMIDSVIHENKRLFIRSYVYPQVKVDPSLIVETDKKWFRFILNQVLSNAIKYSSSKKEKVIVSAYSKGRAIILEVRDYGVGIPTADLPRVFHPFYTGENGRKFKESTGMGLYLVKEVCGKLNHKIELESEVDKGTIVRIIFPYASR; from the coding sequence ATGAAATTATTTTTACAAGAACATATTCCACTCATTTGTTATACATTTGCCCAATTGCTTATCATTCTTTTTATATATTGGTTTGATGGTTATCCACATATTTTGACAGCATTATATTCTGTATTTTTGGGTGTTTTTTTATTAATGGGTTATCTAATATATCGTTATTATAGTCATCGTTCATTCTACAAGCGTCTATCAACACCAATGGAAACGTTAAATGAGTCAATAAAAGATAGTGATTTGACGCCATTATCAATGGCCTTAGATAAATTACTACAAACTCAATATCAATATTATCAAAACCAATTAAAAAAATGGGAACGAAAACAACAAGAACAAATGACCTTTATGAATCAGTGGGTTCATCAAATGAAAACACCTCTTTCTGTTATTGAGTTAATTACACAAGATGCAGATGACTCTCGATTTGACAGTATTAATGAAGAAACGGAAAGAATAAAAAAAGGATTAGAAATGGTCTTATATGTTGCCCGTTTAGAAACATTTGAACAAGATTTTCATGTAGACAGATTGCAATTATTGGGAATGATTGATTCTGTTATTCATGAAAATAAACGTCTGTTTATACGCAGTTATGTGTATCCACAGGTAAAAGTAGATCCGAGTCTTATTGTAGAAACAGATAAGAAGTGGTTTCGATTTATACTCAATCAAGTGCTGTCAAATGCAATTAAATATTCATCAAGTAAGAAAGAGAAAGTAATAGTATCGGCGTATTCCAAAGGACGAGCAATTATTTTGGAAGTAAGAGATTATGGAGTGGGTATCCCTACTGCGGATTTACCACGTGTTTTCCATCCATTTTATACTGGAGAAAACGGTAGAAAATTTAAAGAGTCTACTGGTATGGGATTATATCTTGTTAAAGAAGTATGTGGAAAATTAAATCATAAGATTGAGCTAGAATCTGAGGTAGATAAGGGAACAATAGTTAGAATAATATTCCCGTATGCATCTCGTTAA
- a CDS encoding D-alanyl-D-alanine carboxypeptidase, producing MIKDNDNDFFKEDNEDTTDFSLIKGDTLQQVEKLEDELKRK from the coding sequence GTGATAAAAGATAATGACAATGATTTTTTTAAAGAAGATAATGAAGATACAACAGATTTCTCTTTAATAAAAGGAGATACTTTGCAGCAAGTAGAAAAATTAGAAGATGAATTAAAAAGAAAATGA
- a CDS encoding MarR family transcriptional regulator, producing the protein MTQHKEEQMNEALALFYFAYKTFTEKPDEIIKEYSIQRVHHRILFFIARFPGLSVNELLSLLEISKQALHGPLRQLLDKGLIESNEAAHDRRVKQLSLTEDGTDLEKKLSDVQREQMGAIFSKFGESCEESWHQVMNEMANSRSGFDAWTSKREIPVE; encoded by the coding sequence ATGACACAACATAAAGAAGAGCAAATGAATGAGGCATTAGCATTATTTTACTTTGCATATAAAACTTTCACAGAAAAACCAGATGAAATAATAAAAGAATATAGTATACAGCGTGTACATCATAGAATTTTGTTTTTTATCGCTCGTTTTCCAGGGCTTAGTGTAAATGAGCTGCTATCACTTTTAGAAATAAGTAAACAAGCTCTTCACGGACCGTTGCGCCAACTGTTAGATAAAGGACTTATTGAGAGTAATGAAGCTGCACATGATCGTCGTGTGAAACAGCTGTCTTTAACAGAAGACGGAACAGACTTAGAGAAAAAACTGAGCGATGTTCAAAGAGAGCAAATGGGAGCTATTTTCTCAAAGTTTGGAGAATCATGTGAAGAAAGTTGGCATCAAGTTATGAATGAAATGGCAAATAGCCGTTCAGGATTTGATGCATGGACGTCTAAGCGTGAAATACCAGTAGAATAA
- a CDS encoding CatB-related O-acetyltransferase — MKHPLFNHWSETKYLKDIVTNPLIEVGEYSYYSGYYGNQNFEDGCVRYLWGDAKSQALFNPIEQMGWHLDKLIIGNYVCIASGVVILMGGNHNHHAEWITVYPFAEQIGQSYEPKGDTVIKSDAWIGMNAIIMPGVTIGEGAIVAAGSVVCKDVPPYTIVGGNPAKEIKKRFTDTEINMLMEMRWFDWDRELIEKAIPLLSSPAIEPLFAFYKNEVKNK; from the coding sequence ATGAAGCATCCATTATTTAATCATTGGTCTGAAACAAAGTATTTAAAAGATATAGTAACAAATCCACTCATTGAAGTAGGAGAGTACTCCTATTATTCAGGGTATTATGGAAATCAAAATTTTGAGGATGGTTGTGTAAGGTATTTATGGGGCGATGCTAAGTCCCAAGCACTGTTCAATCCAATTGAACAGATGGGTTGGCATCTTGATAAGCTCATTATTGGAAATTATGTTTGTATTGCAAGTGGAGTTGTCATTCTAATGGGTGGGAATCATAATCATCACGCTGAATGGATTACAGTGTATCCATTCGCTGAGCAAATCGGACAATCTTATGAACCGAAGGGTGATACAGTCATTAAAAGTGATGCCTGGATTGGTATGAATGCTATAATAATGCCTGGCGTTACAATCGGTGAAGGTGCAATCGTTGCGGCAGGATCTGTCGTATGTAAAGATGTTCCGCCATATACAATAGTGGGCGGTAATCCTGCTAAGGAAATAAAAAAACGATTCACTGATACAGAAATTAATATGTTAATGGAAATGCGTTGGTTTGATTGGGATAGAGAATTGATTGAGAAGGCAATTCCTCTTTTATCTAGTCCAGCCATTGAACCATTATTTGCTTTTTATAAAAATGAAGTGAAAAATAAATAA
- a CDS encoding lipoprotein BA_5634 family protein yields MKKRLRLLIVAGIFITMLGACSLFGAKDSPANGLAIEVGEIDEQTRNSIIDLYKDITISKDLYAIKKGTIENKKHNIKLPADFGDSNNSEVLFISKTTAEKMNKKGLIRERDNNSGLTSSIPLDSLHKIKKDEIILFANKEYKDLKELTFDEKKMNVQYKGDVWLSPYRGGSNVILLIVDDTLFKEINGKEKTRQFLSFNKSFGNLNLVNQGKAPELRKEIDKVNTALGTEDKRAVNFVNITEK; encoded by the coding sequence TTGAAAAAAAGACTAAGATTATTGATAGTAGCAGGTATTTTTATTACCATGTTAGGAGCATGTTCATTATTTGGTGCAAAAGATTCTCCAGCAAATGGACTTGCAATAGAGGTTGGCGAGATAGACGAACAAACTAGAAATTCTATAATAGATTTATACAAAGATATAACTATATCAAAAGACTTATATGCAATAAAAAAAGGGACCATAGAAAATAAAAAACACAACATAAAGCTCCCAGCGGATTTTGGGGATTCTAATAATAGTGAAGTGCTATTTATAAGTAAAACAACTGCTGAAAAAATGAATAAAAAAGGGCTTATACGTGAGAGAGATAATAATAGTGGACTCACATCTTCAATTCCCCTGGATTCTTTACACAAAATAAAAAAAGATGAAATTATTTTATTTGCAAATAAAGAATATAAAGACTTGAAAGAACTAACATTTGATGAGAAAAAAATGAATGTTCAATATAAAGGGGATGTATGGCTATCTCCATATCGTGGTGGATCCAACGTGATCCTATTAATTGTAGATGATACATTATTTAAAGAAATAAATGGGAAAGAAAAAACAAGACAATTTCTATCTTTTAATAAATCTTTTGGGAATCTTAATTTAGTCAATCAAGGGAAAGCACCCGAATTAAGAAAGGAAATAGATAAAGTGAATACGGCTTTAGGCACTGAGGACAAGAGAGCCGTCAATTTTGTAAATATTACAGAAAAGTAA
- a CDS encoding type 1 glutamine amidotransferase family protein encodes MQTKKVYLYVFNTMSDWEYGHLIAELNSGRYFKKELAPLKVVTVGANNEIITTMGGLSIKPDISLDECTLESNDLLVLPGGTTWGESIHHPILKKIGEALKLGTIVAAICGATEGLANFGYLDSRKHTSNDLEYIKMVCPNYKGEQLYKMEPAVCDENLITASGVAPLEFAMEVLKKIDVFAPDTLHSWYNLNKTYKPEYFFQLMNSITR; translated from the coding sequence ATGCAAACAAAAAAAGTTTATCTTTATGTATTTAATACGATGTCAGACTGGGAATATGGACATTTAATTGCAGAACTAAACTCAGGAAGATATTTCAAAAAAGAGTTAGCCCCTTTAAAGGTAGTTACAGTAGGAGCTAATAATGAAATTATTACTACGATGGGAGGACTGAGCATAAAGCCAGATATTTCCCTTGATGAATGTACTCTTGAGAGTAACGATCTTTTAGTTTTACCAGGAGGGACTACTTGGGGAGAAAGCATTCATCACCCTATCTTAAAAAAAATTGGTGAAGCGTTAAAACTCGGCACTATTGTTGCTGCCATTTGTGGTGCAACTGAGGGGTTAGCGAATTTTGGATACCTAGATTCTAGAAAACATACAAGCAATGATTTAGAATATATTAAAATGGTTTGTCCTAATTATAAAGGAGAACAACTTTATAAGATGGAACCTGCAGTATGTGATGAAAATTTGATTACTGCATCAGGAGTAGCTCCTCTGGAATTTGCAATGGAAGTATTGAAAAAAATTGATGTATTTGCACCAGATACGTTACATTCATGGTATAACCTAAATAAGACTTATAAGCCTGAATACTTCTTCCAGTTAATGAATTCAATTACTAGATAA
- the spoIISB gene encoding stage II sporulation protein SB, producing MAEVNVQKSSFFKEKKEEPNTDFSLVKGALTENINRLEKLMNNSTSKYMRAKKEKENA from the coding sequence ATGGCAGAAGTAAATGTACAAAAGTCTTCGTTTTTTAAAGAAAAAAAAGAAGAACCCAATACAGATTTCTCTCTTGTGAAAGGTGCATTAACGGAAAATATAAATCGGTTAGAGAAATTAATGAATAATAGTACTTCAAAATATATGAGAGCAAAAAAAGAGAAAGAAAATGCATAG
- a CDS encoding ABC transporter ATP-binding protein — MEILHVSDLGKVYPGKISYTALSHIDLKINKGEFVGIMGPSGSGKTTLLNMVSTIDAPTSGEVVIHGENPYLLSPDQLSLFRRRELGFVFQSFNLLNTLTVKENIVLPLTLDGVNPREMERKVEAIAEKLGITEILDKRTYEISGGQAQRTAIARATIHNPKLLLADEPTGNLDSKSARDVMELLTRLNKENSTTMMLVTHDAMAASYCDRIVFIKDGQLYNEIYCGDNRKVFYQKILEVLALLGGNANDFSTVRV; from the coding sequence GTGGAGATACTACATGTTTCAGATTTAGGGAAAGTTTATCCTGGGAAAATTTCATATACAGCATTATCCCATATTGATTTAAAAATAAACAAAGGTGAATTTGTAGGAATTATGGGGCCATCTGGGAGTGGTAAAACAACGCTATTAAATATGGTGTCTACTATAGATGCTCCAACATCAGGAGAAGTAGTAATTCATGGAGAAAATCCATATCTGTTATCTCCAGATCAGTTGTCTTTATTTCGGAGACGTGAATTAGGGTTTGTTTTTCAATCATTTAATCTCCTTAATACATTGACAGTGAAAGAAAATATTGTTCTTCCACTTACGCTTGATGGTGTAAATCCTAGAGAAATGGAAAGGAAAGTGGAAGCTATTGCTGAAAAACTTGGGATAACTGAAATATTAGATAAACGTACGTATGAAATTTCTGGGGGACAAGCACAAAGAACCGCAATCGCGCGTGCTACTATTCATAATCCAAAATTATTACTTGCAGATGAACCTACAGGAAATCTGGATTCAAAATCAGCGCGTGATGTGATGGAACTATTGACAAGGCTTAATAAAGAAAATAGCACAACGATGATGTTAGTGACACATGATGCAATGGCTGCAAGTTATTGTGATCGAATTGTGTTTATCAAAGATGGACAGTTATACAATGAGATTTATTGTGGAGATAATCGCAAAGTATTCTATCAAAAAATTCTAGAGGTTTTAGCATTGTTAGGAGGAAATGCAAATGACTTTTCGACAGTTCGCGTTTAA